The nucleotide window CACTGCTGACCCCGATATTTAAGGGAATCGTGACCGGAATATCGCTTTGTCCCACTAATTTGTCATCAATATACAATTGAGCGCGACCGGGTGTCCCTTTTCCTGTGGGGATGTCGGGTTGTCCAGTAGGTTCAAACTCAAAGCGTAACTGATGACGACCTTCTGAGATTGATTCCTCTGATTCGAGATGATAGAGCGATCGCGCCACATAATTATGAACCCAGTGCAGTTTACCCCCTTTAACATAGAAGGAATAACCCCCATCATTCCCCCCATGCGCCAGTAAAACCCCTTCTGCACCGCCTTGGGGAATCTCCACGTCCGCAGTAATACTATGGGGACGATTTAGGACTCTGACGGCACTATTACCGGGAACGGCTTGGGTATTGGGATAATAGGTATAGCGATTTCGAGCCTCCGTAATTTGAGGACGTTCTTCCGCCAGTCGTTGTACGCCACGCCCATCGATAGGCAAGACATTATATTTCCCTGCTTCTACATACCAAGTACCGATCATGTCAATCAGTTTGGGACGATTATCTGCCGCAATATCGTAATTTTCGGCAAAATCTTCGGTAACGTGATACAGTTCCCAGTGATGAGCATCCAATTCCGTTAGGGTATCTTTGGAGATAGGAACACCAAAGGGTTTCCCCGCTTCGGTAAAAGAAGGACCCGGCCAAGGACAAACGGCTCGCCATCCGTCATAATAAAGGGAACGATGCCCCATCATTTCAAAATATTGGGTAATGTGCTTACTGGGTGCATTGGCATCATCGAAGGTATGAGCAAAACTCACTCCTTCAATGGGCGATTGTGTCACCCCTTTAATCGTGGTTGGGGGGTCAATTTCCAGTAATTCCAGCACTGTTGGCACTAAATCAATCGCATGGGCGTACTGAGTCCGAATTTCGCCTTTTGCTTTAATCCCTTGCGGCCAATGGACGATCAAGGGGTCACTGATCCCCCCACGATAGGTTTCCCGTTTCCACCGACGAAAAGGGGTATTTCCTGCCCAAGTCCAACCCCAAGGATAATGATTAAAGGTTTCCGGTCCTCCTAATTTGTCGATTTTTTCGAGATTTTCGGCTAAAGATTGCGGCACATTGTTAAAAAAGAGGGTTTCATTGATCGATCCTTGAAGACCCCCTTCTGCACTCGCCCCATTATCGGAAATCACCATAATAATCGTATTCTCAAACTCCCCAATACTTTTGAGAAAATCTAATAGGCGACCGATATGATAATCCGTATGGGTAAAAAATCCGGCAAAAACTTCCATCATGCGGGCGTAAAGCCCTTTTTCATCACCAGAAAGGGAATTCCAATGAGGAACATCGGGATCATGACGAGAGAGTTCCGCATTCGGGGGAACAATGCCCATTTCTTTCTGACGGGCAAAAACTTTCTCCCGGTAGGCTTCCCAACCGTCATCAAACTGTCGGGCGTAAGCATCTGCCCATTCTTTGGGAACATGATGGGGGGCGTGCATTGCACCGGGACAATAGTACATAAAAAAGGGCTTATCAGGGGCAATTTGTTGAGAATCCGCAATAAAGCTAATAGCTTTGTCCGTTATATCTTCGGTAAAATGATAACCTTCTTCGGGGGTTTTCTCTGGATGGACTTGGTGGTTATCATAAACGAGAGCGGGATAATATTGATGACTATCTCCCCCCAAAAAGCCGTAATATCGCTCAAATCCCCGACCTAATGGCCAGCGATCGTAGGGTCCTGCGGCGGAGAGTTGATCGGAGGGAGTTAAATGCCATTTCCCGATCGCATAGGTATTATAGCCTTTTTGTAGCAGTATTTCCGATAAAAAGCCATTTTCAAAGGGGATATTGCCATTACTGCCTGGATATCCCGTTGAGCCTTCGGTAATGCAGGCCATAGCATTGGAATGATGATTGCGTCCCGTCATAATACAGGAACGAGAGGGGGAACATAAGGCGGTGGTATGAAGGTTGTTATAGCGCAACCCATTAGCGGCTAGTGCATCTAAGTTAGGGGTTTTAATCGGACTACCGTAACAGCCAAATTGACCGAATCCTGTATCATCTAGAACAATAAATAAAACATTCGGTGTACCTTTTTTGGCTCTTACCGGTTCAGGCCAGGCGGGACTTGATTGATCGACGGTGCGTCCAATTACGCCAGAAAAAGCGGTTCCAGGTTGGTATTCTTGCAAAGACATTCGGTTAATCTTCTCAATTTGATAAATTTGATCAAAAGACAAAATTGCTAATCTTACCTTGCCGGTCCTCCATATCCCCCCGTTAACCCAACCCCGCGAGTTCCAGCCCCAACACCGTGAAAACCGGGACCTACGCCACCTCCTACGCCAATCCAGTCAATAAATAGAGCAGTTGCGCCTTCTTGCTTGGGAATAGTACCGTTAATAAGCTTATAGTTATAAATGATGTCTTTTCCCTCAATGACAGGATTGCTGATTTCTATTACTACAAGGGAGTTTTCTTGATTTTTGCCCTCATAAACCGAAAGAGTCGCATTTGGGGGGTCATTAGCGAAATTATTAGCCCCGGCTTGGGCTGTCCATTCATCCATATAGGCGGGCAGGGTGATGTGTCCCGCGATACGTTGAGGGCGATCCGCAAAGTACAAGGTTTGGGGGTTGACGTTGATCAGTCGTAAGGTTTGAGTTGTCGGATCGATTTTAAGGGTTTCTGCCGTTTGTACAAACATTAATTGAATTTTCTGGGATGAATCCGTATTTTGCCGGTTAGGTGCGCTTATATCTTGCGCTACAGTCTTTGAGATAGGGATTTCTCCCGTTACCGTTAATAGAGTTGCGCTAAGAACAAGAGCAAAATGAATAAAAATTCGTTTTTTGAAAGATTTATCAATAGTTTTCATGATGATAATCGTTCAAATGTCTTTATTGTTTACATTAATTATTAAAAAACCGTTAATTTTCTGTTAAAATTATTCATGAGTTATCAATATTTCTCATAAATTGAGTTAATTTTGAAGTTGTATTAAGCGATTGCCGCTTGTAATTCGGGTCGGCTATACCAACTCCAAGGGCCTTCTAAAACCGGTTTAATATTTAGTTCTGAGCGCCAATCTTCCAAAGAACGTTCTAACCCTTCTTCCCACTTAATCGGAAACAATGGTTTAGCATTTCGCCCTATATTAATTCCTTGGGAAATTAAGTCAAATTTGTAACCCAAAGTTTTAGTTAAGTCGGCATCAGTTTCTACGTCACTAACTAAGGTATCACTGGTAAAAAAGGTTAATAACAAAGAGAGAAGATCAATTAATAGAAAAGTTGGGTAGCGAGTTTGTGCCACTGTGACGGAAATGACCCCCAATTCCCCCAAGTTATCTAAACTAAATCCTGTGAGAATGTGATGGATATCGTGAGTTTTATCGACCCGAAAACCAATATAATCAGCATCCGATTCAAATTCAGTACGTTGAGGATAGAATTGAGGGTCATAGCCTAAAGCGGTCATGATTTTGCTATAAGTCCAACCTAGAGAGTTTTTGGGCATTTTTCCCATTGCTTCTAGGTCATAGGCTGCCCCAATATAACGTTCTTCAATCAATTGAGCCGAAGAAGGTTCTGCGTGAAGGGCTTTGACACATAATTGCATGGGAAGACTATTAACCAGCCGACGCTCTATTTCCCAAACATTTGCCGTATCATTCCCTGCACCGGCGGCTAAATCAACAAACTCTAAAAATCGGTTGATATTTTCTGGGGTTGCTAATTGATTAATATATCTGTAACTCATTTAAGACGATCTCCTTAAAATTGAAATGATCAAGTTTTCAAACTTAGGACAAATTTTCGAGGGAGCAACAAAAGAATTTTTATTTAACGGTATAACCTCTTCCCTCCATGCAAGCTGTCCAAGCTTGAAAATACCTTTGCAAGTTCTGTTGTTCCTGGGCTTGAGCTTGAGCAGAAGCCTGATTGGCTTGTTGTTGTTCTTCTCGTCTTCGTATCAGTCCTCCTAAAGCACCAACACCGGCTCCAATCGCTGCCCCTTCTCCCACATCGCCCCCAATAGCTCCACCGACTACCCCTAATAGAGAACCTCTGGCAGCACCTCTTAAAAGTCCTCCCTGCTGCTGAGATTCGGCTGTCGGTTGAGACTGGGGTTGAGCCGGATCAAAGCCGGTTTGCTGTTTTGCCCAGGTATAACAGGCAAAATGGTCTTCTTGTTGCTGTTGGGCAGTTTGTCCTTGACTGGGATAGGCGAAAGGTTCTGCTAATTGGGCTAAACACAATTCTCCCTGAAAAACCACTGCCGCGAAGATTCCTAAGCTGAGTCCTTTGACGATTTTTTGCATAAAACTTTTGATTAATCGAATTTGAATGGATTTAAATTGTTATTTGCTCAAAGACTGTTTTTATTGAGGGGGAATTAACCCGCACTGAAATAATTTTGTCAGAACAGGGGTAGAAATCTGACTAAAGAACTGCTCAGTTAATTGAGGATTTTCTCGCAACATCTCAAAGAATCGGGCAGTTAACTGATCTTTTAAACTTTCTTGTCCTGAATTGCCTTGACCGGATTTTTTCGCTGCCATAGAAGCTGCTAAATCTTGACAAGAAGAATTGTTAAATTTTTCTATGGTTTTACTGGCAATGGCATTGACCACTTCTTCTGGCAAAGGGTCTTGATTTTGAGCCATAGCACTGGGTAAAATTCCTAATCCTATTATTGTTACAACCCCTATCAAACTGAGAATAGGTTTTTTAATTAAAAGTGTTAGCTGCATGACATGACAACCGTTATTGATTAATAACAGGTTTTTATTGTACAAGTCTATCTAGGCTCGACTCTATCAAAAAACGGCAATTTAGCAAGCTCTTGTGTAAATTAATTTAAACAATTTCACCAGACTCTTAAGATAGATTTATATTTAGAAAAGAGAAAAGAACCATCGCCATTAAAACGCCAGAAATGTTTGAGACTTTGATTGACTCAATCGAGTGTCATGATGTTGATGAATTAACAGAAGCAGCCCGTCATTGGACAGAAGAGTATCTCCAATTGGGAACAGGCTCTCTAAAAACACTGATTGATATTGCTCAACTCGGTGGAATTCAATTTGTCTCTCAACTTTCTAATCTTTCTTTGCGAGCTTGTGGACAGACTCCCCCGAAAACAATTTCCATCGGTATTCCCGTAAACTGTGAAGACCATCTGGTCTGGTATGGTCGTATTATTCCCCCAGGTCAGGTAGCATTAGCTTACTCCTGTGTAGAAAATTACTTAACGTTTTTGGGAGAAACAAAATTTTTAATCATATCAGTTGACCAAGAAACTTTACTTAAAGAAGCTGAGGCGATGGGACGGACTGAAATTATATCTTTTCTTGAAGGAAAGTATCATTTAATTTACCCTGATCCGGTAGCACTGGCTGCTATTAAAAATTACCTACAAGACTTGTGGCAATTGGTTAAAATTTCTCCTGAACAAGCAATAGAGATAAGAATGCAAAATCTCATCCATCGAGATTTTATTCCTCTGTTTTTAAATCTCTTTCCTTGCGATAAGGGTCAAAACCCTAAAGTCAGTTTTTCCAAGCGATATATTTTAGTGAGAAAAGCTGAGGAATTTATAAAAGATAACCTCCATGACCCTTTAACTTTACAAGACCTTTATGAGCATTTGCAAGTTAGTGAACGTACCCTCCGCTATAGTTTTCAAGACTGTTTAGGGGTTTCTCCGATGACCTATCTAAAAAAGCAACGGCTTAATGGGGTGCGACGGGAGTTGAAAGCCAGCTATGGAACACCGGTAAAAATTAACCAAATTGCTGCCCGTTGGGGATTTTGGCACATGGGGCAATTTTCCCAAGATTACAAAAAGCTCTTTGGTGAATTTCCTTCTCAAACCTTGGGAATTTTTCCCAAATAACTCAACTTATTGATTAAATAATTTTGAGTCAAGTAATTTTAATTCTAATTAAAAATATTTTTATAGTTTTACTTTTTACTGATGAGATTTCTTCCCTTACTAACTTTAACCCTAGGTGTATCTAGTTTATCAGGTTTAGCATTGACTCCGAGTGCTTTATCTCAACAGTTACCCTATCCAGAAAATTCCACTTTTTTTACGGGAGAACCCCCTTCTTTAGTGAGTGCAGATACTCCTGATTCTTCTGTTGGTTGGCCTGAACCTCATTATTATTTCACCTTGAATCTACCGGCATCATCAAAGGAATCTCTAGCAAAAATCACTATTGCTCCTGAGATGAGTGGAGATCCTATTTCTTTTAATTTGTCAAAAACTCAAGCTTTTCAAGGAACTTCAAAGAGTAAAGGAGAAGACCTGACTTTACAATCCGTTACTCAAGATAAAGACACTCAACTCATTAATGTTGTCTTTGCTTCTCCCGTTCCACCGGGAACAACATTTACCGTTGTCTTACAACCTTTTAATAATCCTTGGGAATCTGGGACTTATCTTTTTACAGTTCAAGCTTTTCCAGCCGCCGAAAATCCTATCGGCATAGATTTAGGAGTAGGAAGGTTTACTTTTTATCGACGATTTTAATTCATTCATAACTTTATAAACGATGTTTTCCCTAAGACGATTAAGTCCTTTTATTATGACGGGTTTAACCCTTTTGGGCGTTCCTCTAGTGACTCCGGCTCAAACTCAACCCAACTTAGCCATTGATCCTCGTGCTGAACAAATTTTACGCCAAGCAACTGATTATTTAAAAGCTTCTCAAAATTATAGTTTTCAAGCTAAAATTACTTTCGATGATGTCATGCCACCTGACCTAAAATTACAATATCACGCCATAGCTCAAATGTGGGTTGAGCGTCCATCACGTTTACGAATTGATTATGTGGGCGATCGCCGGAATGTCAGTTTTTATTACAACGGCAAAGACTTTACTTTGTTTGATAAAGGGGAAAACCTCTATGGCAATTTTACTGCTCCTCCTACCATTGACGCGACTTTGAATAAAACCCTCCAAGACTTTGGTTTTCTTGTTCCTTTGGCAGACTTTGCCTACAGTGATCCGACTCAAATATTGACGAGAAATGTAAAAAGTGGGTTGTATTTGGGGTTAGTTTCTTTTAATGGAATACCGACTCATCATTTGGCTTTTACCGAAGAAAATATAGACTGGCAAATTTGGATCGAAGATGGCAAACGGCCTCTTATTCATAAGTTAGTGATCACTTATAAAAATTTGACTGCTGCTCCTCAATATATCGCCGAGTTTACCCATTGGGATATTAATAATAAACCTCAAAATAACAATTTCTTTTCCTTTCAAGCTCCAGACAATGCGATTAAAATAGATTTTCTTCCCTCAAATTAAGGAGTTAATTATGGTTTTACTCAATCAAAAAATTGCTTTTTCTTTTATCGGTCTTCTCATCGCTAGTTTAACTATCTCCGTTGATCCCGCTTGTGCTGGACGATTTGGGGGTGGTTTTGGAGGATTTAATGGTGGAGGATTTGGCGGTTTTAATCGTGGAGGATTTGGCGGTGATTTTCGCGGTCAAGGTTCGATGTTAGGTTCACAAGGAGATTTTAACCGTTCTGGTTTTGACTTAAATTCGGGTCAAAGTCTTGAGAGCGATCGCTCATCAGGAAGTTTTCAGCAAAACTTTCAAAATGTTGATAATAACTTTAATCAAAACCGTACCGAATACCAGCAAAGTCGCCAAAATGAAATCAACTCCACCGAGCAAAATCGCCAAAACGACTTCAATAGTGTTCAGCAAAATCGTTCAGAATATGAACAAGATCGCCAGAATGATTTTAATACTTACAATCAAAATTTAGACAATCTTCAACAAAACCGTATTAATGCGGCTGATAATTATCAACAAAACCGCATCAATGCAGGGAATGAATATCAACAAAACCGTATTAATGAGGCTAATAATCTTCAAGAAAATAGCCAAAACTATTGGAAGAATAATGACTGGCATAATGGATATTATTATCCAGGGTGGGGCTGTTGTCATAATTATGGTGTTGGGGCTGGTTTTGCGACTGGGTTAGCCGTAGGCGCTTCGGCGGCGAGTTTACCTCAAGGCTACACCACTATTTATGCTAATAACGCTCCTTATTACTATGCCAATGGGACTTTCTACAGTCAAAATAATAATGGATATGTGGTGGTTCAACCTCCTGTAGGCGCAACAGTTCCCGTCCTTCCTCCAGGATACACAACGACCACGATTAACGGTATTACCTATTATCAATATGCAGGAGTTACCTATCGACCGTTCTACAGTGGTGGGGAAGTAGTTTATCAAGTTGCTAGCCCTTAATTGTTTGACAAAAATATCGGAGCTTTCGGCATCGTGAGGAAAATTTACTTACTTTCTCTACGGTAAGTTCTTTGACTTTTTCGTAAATATATTCTTCGTAACGTTTAGTATAATTTCTTCTTTTATCTATAAAATTTAGGGGTTCAGTTGGATATTTTCCGCAATGCGGACAAATAAATTGACGACGTGGAACTTGTAGGTAAACTCCCTGTCCAAAAAGTGATAAATCTCTGAGTAAAATTGTCAGCTTACACTCTAACGGGAGAAGAACTTAATTATTCTCAACTTGAAGAAATTGCCCTTAAGCTCGGCACTCTTAGTAGTGAAAAGCTATCCCTTTCATAGATTTAGAGGAAATAATTTGATAGTATCGCCTTTATTCCCTCAACTCAAGCTGACAGCGCAACAAATTTTTGATTCGGCTTTGTAAGTTATCCATTAAAATGATAATCATTATCATATAATATATGTAATAATCATTATCATTTTTTTAGAGAATGAAATTACCTAACTATATAGACTTAGCGATTATTGGAGCAGGAGTTCAAGCTCTTACTTTGACCACCCACCTCTTACAAAAAAGCGCGAGGCATTATCATAAATTCTTAGTTTTCGATCCCAGTCAAACTTGGCTGAGTCAATGGCAACAGCAGTTTGCTGCACAACAAATTCCTTATTTGCGATCGCCAGCCGTCCATCATCCCGACCCCAATCCCCATCAATTAAGAACTTTTGCCGAACATCGCCATCATGAATTGTTTCCTCCCTATGACAGACCAGGAACAAAGCTATTTAATGATTTCTGTGATGAAGTAATTCGTCGCTGGAAGTTGGCAGATAAGGTTTATCCAGCTAAAGTTATCCAGATTTTTCCGATTAAACGTGCTTCTCATTCTCGATTTCAATTGGTTTTAAATACGGGAGAAACTATTATGACCCGTAGAGTGGTATTAGCTACGGGAAGCGGTAAAGTACAGTTTCCTGAGTGGGTAGGAAAAATTACCTCAGATTATCCCTTAGATAAATTATGTCATTCTCAACAGGTAAATTTAAACCAACTTAATCTAACTGGAGAAAGGATTTTAATCGTTGGTGGTGGCTTAACTAGCGGACATTTAGCGAAAGGGGCGATAAATTTGGGGGCAACTGTTACCTTAATGACCAGAAAACAGTTACAATCAAAAATCTTTGATGCCGATCCTGGTTGGTTAGGGCCCAAATATCTCAAAGACTTTCATGCCGAAACCGATTGGTCTACCCGTTATCAGCATATACAGCAAGCCCGTAATGGCGGTTCGATGACTCCTGAAATGATGCTGCAATTGAGCCAAGCAGCCAACGAAGGGAAAGTAAGAATCGACGAATGCTGTCAAGTTAAGGATGCACAGTGGCAAAATAATCTCTGGCAGGTTTATTGTCACGACGGAAACAAACATCAATTTAATCGTATCTGGTTGGCTACTGGTACGAGATTTAATGTTAACAAGCATCCTTTATTAGAAGACATACTAAATATTTATCCGACACAAATAGTTAACGGTTTACCCGTACTAGACGAACATTTACGTTTGCCCAAGTCTAACTTTTTTATTATGGGTGCTTTAGCTGCTTTACAAATTGGTCCTGTAGCCAGAAACATTGGTGGTGGGAAAATGGCTGTAGGGCGTATTGTGCCAGCAATTGTTAAACCCAGTTTGGCAATTGGATAATTTTTTCGTGGTTAGAAGCGATCGCTCTTTCAAGTCCGACAGGAATTGGATCTTCCGTACTTAGTGTGCTAATTAACCACAAAAGCCCTTATTGAGCAAAAGTTAAAAGAGCTAAACTGTTAAAAACTCTGTAAAATCCTTATCCAGTAAAGCTTGGAGATAATTTTTGGCACACTAAGTACGGAAGACCCTCGCTCTGTTATAATAATGATTATCATTATAAAAATCCACAGATTGTATGATGTCTTTGGCCAGTTCAACGTCAGGAGTAGAAAATTCAGTAAACATTCATCGGCCACGTCGTCTGCGTCGCACAGCCGCTTTACGTCGCCTAGTACAGGAGACTCGATTGACGGTTGATGATTTGATTTACCCGCTTTTTGTGATGGAAGGAGAAGCACAAAAACAAGAAATTCCTTCTATGCCTGGGTGCTATCGTTATACCCTTGATTTATTATTGGCAGAAATTGCAGATGCTTACAATTTAGGGATTAACGCGATTGCTCTGTTTCCTCTAATTCCCTCAGAGAAAAAAGATAATTTTGGGGTAGAAAGCTATAATCGTGATGGAATGGTGCAGCGCACAATACGAGCGATTAAAAAAGAAATTCCTGAAATTGCTGTTATTAGTGATGTTGCACTCGATCCTTATTCTGTCTATGGACATGATGGAATCGTGCAAGATGGTCAAATCCTCAATGATGAAACCGTAGAAGTTTTAGTCAAAATGGCTTTATCTCAAGCTGAGGCAGGAGTTGATTTTGTTGCCCCATCTGACATGATGGATGGGAGAGTAGGAGCAATTCGTAAAGCCTTAGATACTCAAGGTTATATTAATGTGGGAATTCTCGCTTATTCGGCGAAATATGCCTCAGCTTATTATGGTCCATTTCGAGATGCCCTCGAATCTGCGCCTCAATTTGGGGATAAGAAAACCTATCAAATGGACTACGCAAATGCAGCAGAAGCCATTAAAGAGGTTCATCTTGATATTGTCGAAGGAGCAGACATGGTAATGGTTAAGCCGGCGTTGGCTTACCTAGATATCATTCGTCGTCTTCGAGAGTATACTCATTTACCTGTGGTCGCTTATAACGTCAGTGGCGAATATGCCATGATTAAAGCTGCCGCACAACAAGGTTGGATTGATGAAAAAAAAGTCATTTGGGAAACCCTCACCAGCATGAAACGAGCCGGTGCAGATGCTATTGTGACCTATTTTGCTAAAGAAGTGGCTTTGATGTTGCATTCCTAGTTACCTTTCAAACTATTACAAAAATTATGATTACAGCCGTAATTGGGCTACCGGGTTCAGGTAAAACCTATTGGATAGGAGAACAAATTGCTCGTCAAGAAACTCCCGTCTTATATTTTAGTCCAAAAACTGAATCGATTCCTATCGATTCTCTGTGTCTGCAAAACGAGTTTCCCCACTTACAAATTCTCTCTCTAGAACAAGAAAATGAAGAAGTTATCTCTTCCCTCAAAAAAACAACAGCCTACATAGAAATCCCCTGGTATTTAGATTTATTAGGAATCGAACCCTTATTACAAGAACTAAACTGTCATCGGGTGGCACTCATGCCTCCGGGGTCGCAAAACACTGGTTGGCACGCTTGGGTAGATGAAGTTATTCCGGGCAATAATTTTGAATATAATCAACATAATAGAGGAGCAATAGCAGACAACAATGATCTTAAGCTCCATCGTGCTATTTTGACGGGTGAGGTTCTCGATTTTGCCAGTTTAAAAACTTTTTGGGATGAATTAATTGGGGGAGCTTATGGAACTATGATTAGGGTTAAAGCCATATTTGACCTAGCAGATGGACAATCGATTTTTGGGGAATTTATCCATAATTTACCCCCAAAAGATTTTAAAGCTCTCAATGTTCAACGATGGTTAGAAGGAAGGCCACAGCGCTTTAGTGGGATAGAAATTGTCGGTTGCAATTTAGACAAAAATGCGATGGTGGAAACTCTAGAAGACTGTTGTCTGAGTGACTTAGCCCTTAATCATTATCAACAACAAATCAAAGAATCTTTAGAAAGTGAATTAGAGTAAGTTCGATGAAAATTGCGATTATGTCTTGCATTCATGGCAATATGACCGCTTTTGATGCTGTTTTACAGGATATAGAGCAACATTCTTGTGAAAAAATCTACTGTTTGGGGGACTTAGTGGGTTATGGACCCTATCCCAATGAAGTCGTCGAAAAAATTCGTTCTCTCAACATTCCTACAGTACAGGGATGCTGGGATGAAGATGTCGTAGAAGGGATAAATGCTTGTGAATGTAGTTATCCATCTGTATTAGCTGAAAAGCGAGGATATTTAGCTCATGAATGGACTAATAAACATATTAATACCGAAAACCGCGATTATCTAGCCGAGTTACCTCACACTCTCAAACTTGACAATCTATGTTTTGTGCATGGGAGTCCCCACAGTAACCATGAGTATCTACTCCCAGATATGGATGCTTTTATCGCTTTAGAGCGAGTGTTGGTGACTGATGCAGATGTTCTATTTTGTGGTCATACCCATATTCCCTATGTCCGAACCTTGACCGAGGGACAGCTACAAGTCAAAGTCCGTCAACCTGAGACTCACAAGCAAAACAGTTTCTGTTTTACCACTCCTATCAAACGTATTATTAATGTAGGTTCTGTAGGAGAACCCCGTCATGGTCGTCCTAATGCTACCTACGTTATCTATAACACCGACACCCAAGAGGTAACGCTGCGGGAAGTCGAATACCCCTATCAAACGACTTGTGCGGCAATTGTAGAGAGAGGTTTGCCTCCTATTTTCGCTTGGCGGTTAGCTAGAGGTTTAGAATTTGCCGAAAAAGCCGAGGATTCTAGTCATATTTGTCAACGTTAATTAATTCAATTAAAAAAAACTGCTATGACTTCATCTTTTATACCAATTCTTCCTAAACAGGGAATGCCTGTTACTCTAATTACAGGATTTTTAGGTAGTGGAAAAACCACTCTTCTCAATCATATTCTGCAAAATAATCAAAACTTAAAAGTTGCTGTTTTGGTCAATGAGTTTGGAGATATTAATATTGATTCCCAACTTTTAGTGAGCTATGAAAACGGGATAGTCGAGTTGAGTAATGGCTGTATTTGTTGTACTATTAATGATGGATTAGTTGAAGCGGTCTATCGGATTTTAGAACAAGAAGATAGAGTAGACTATTTAGTAATAGAAACTACCGGAGTAGCCGATCTTTTACCCATTATTTTAACTTTTGTAGGGTCGGAGTTACGGGAGTTAACCCGTCTAGATTCAATTCTTACTCTCGTTGATTCGGAGATGTTTACTCCTGAGCATTTTGAGAGTGAAGCGGCTCTTAGTCAGATTACTTATGCTGATATAATTTTATTAAATAAAACTGACTTAGTTTCTCCCGATCAATTAGCTCAGTTAGAATCCTATATCAAATCTGTAAAACCCGGTGCAAAACTTCTAAATTGCCAATATGGTCAAGTTGCTTTGCCGCTTATTTTAGATATAGGGTTAACCCCTCTAGAAACTTATCAAACTCATGAAAAAAATCATCTTCACAGCGATCATCATCATG belongs to Gloeothece citriformis PCC 7424 and includes:
- a CDS encoding DUF6515 family protein, coding for MVLLNQKIAFSFIGLLIASLTISVDPACAGRFGGGFGGFNGGGFGGFNRGGFGGDFRGQGSMLGSQGDFNRSGFDLNSGQSLESDRSSGSFQQNFQNVDNNFNQNRTEYQQSRQNEINSTEQNRQNDFNSVQQNRSEYEQDRQNDFNTYNQNLDNLQQNRINAADNYQQNRINAGNEYQQNRINEANNLQENSQNYWKNNDWHNGYYYPGWGCCHNYGVGAGFATGLAVGASAASLPQGYTTIYANNAPYYYANGTFYSQNNNGYVVVQPPVGATVPVLPPGYTTTTINGITYYQYAGVTYRPFYSGGEVVYQVASP
- a CDS encoding FAD/NAD(P)-binding protein, with amino-acid sequence MKLPNYIDLAIIGAGVQALTLTTHLLQKSARHYHKFLVFDPSQTWLSQWQQQFAAQQIPYLRSPAVHHPDPNPHQLRTFAEHRHHELFPPYDRPGTKLFNDFCDEVIRRWKLADKVYPAKVIQIFPIKRASHSRFQLVLNTGETIMTRRVVLATGSGKVQFPEWVGKITSDYPLDKLCHSQQVNLNQLNLTGERILIVGGGLTSGHLAKGAINLGATVTLMTRKQLQSKIFDADPGWLGPKYLKDFHAETDWSTRYQHIQQARNGGSMTPEMMLQLSQAANEGKVRIDECCQVKDAQWQNNLWQVYCHDGNKHQFNRIWLATGTRFNVNKHPLLEDILNIYPTQIVNGLPVLDEHLRLPKSNFFIMGALAALQIGPVARNIGGGKMAVGRIVPAIVKPSLAIG
- the hemB gene encoding porphobilinogen synthase; translated protein: MMSLASSTSGVENSVNIHRPRRLRRTAALRRLVQETRLTVDDLIYPLFVMEGEAQKQEIPSMPGCYRYTLDLLLAEIADAYNLGINAIALFPLIPSEKKDNFGVESYNRDGMVQRTIRAIKKEIPEIAVISDVALDPYSVYGHDGIVQDGQILNDETVEVLVKMALSQAEAGVDFVAPSDMMDGRVGAIRKALDTQGYINVGILAYSAKYASAYYGPFRDALESAPQFGDKKTYQMDYANAAEAIKEVHLDIVEGADMVMVKPALAYLDIIRRLREYTHLPVVAYNVSGEYAMIKAAAQQGWIDEKKVIWETLTSMKRAGADAIVTYFAKEVALMLHS
- a CDS encoding metallophosphoesterase family protein, with translation MKIAIMSCIHGNMTAFDAVLQDIEQHSCEKIYCLGDLVGYGPYPNEVVEKIRSLNIPTVQGCWDEDVVEGINACECSYPSVLAEKRGYLAHEWTNKHINTENRDYLAELPHTLKLDNLCFVHGSPHSNHEYLLPDMDAFIALERVLVTDADVLFCGHTHIPYVRTLTEGQLQVKVRQPETHKQNSFCFTTPIKRIINVGSVGEPRHGRPNATYVIYNTDTQEVTLREVEYPYQTTCAAIVERGLPPIFAWRLARGLEFAEKAEDSSHICQR
- a CDS encoding CobW family GTP-binding protein, whose translation is MTSSFIPILPKQGMPVTLITGFLGSGKTTLLNHILQNNQNLKVAVLVNEFGDINIDSQLLVSYENGIVELSNGCICCTINDGLVEAVYRILEQEDRVDYLVIETTGVADLLPIILTFVGSELRELTRLDSILTLVDSEMFTPEHFESEAALSQITYADIILLNKTDLVSPDQLAQLESYIKSVKPGAKLLNCQYGQVALPLILDIGLTPLETYQTHEKNHLHSDHHHDHHEHSHHLENDGFISLSFQSDRPFDIVKFEKFIAEQMPEEVFRAKGILWLNGSELRHIFQLSGNRYDMKSDRWKTPPSNQLVFIGRHLDNGKISQQLNDCLVSSETPSKFIKL